CGGTTCCAGCATTGGTTTGATGGGAGAAGTAGCAAATGAAATGCTCACCTCCGGCGGTGAAGTAATTGGCGTGATGCCGAAAGGTTTGTTCCGCGGGGAAGTCGTCCACCGATCACTGACAAAGCTTGTCGAGGTAGATGGCATGCACGAGCGGAAGGCGAAAATGAGTGATCTTTCTGATGGTTTTATTACGTTGCCGGGAGGAGCTGGAACGTTTGAAGAGCTATTCGAAATTTATAGCTGGGCGCAAATCGGGATCCATGACAAGCCTATGGGCCTTTTAAACGTGGAAGATTACTTTTTGCCACTTTTGAATATGATCCAATATAGCGTGCGAGAAGGTTTTTCTAACGAAGATAATCTCGAATTGCTCACGGTTGATGCCTCCCCACAAAAACTTCTGGAAAAAATGGCACCCTATCAACGTCCGCACTTGCGTCCAAAGTGGAAAAATAGAAATGATGATGAAGACTAGAAGTAGATGCCATTAAAGATAGGAATACCCATCGATTCGGTTTCATAGATTTGCTAGTGAAGGGGCACACTAGTAGTCTAAGGAGATGATCGTTGTGGAAGAAGGGTCCATTCGGTCGCGAACAATCAAAGAGATTCGCCAAAAACGATTAAAACGCAAGTTTTATACGTACACGTTCGTTTTTTTTATCATCGTTTTGACGATCTTTTTTTCCTTGAATTACATTGGCGACTTAACCCAGCAACAGACACTGGAAACGAACATCCAAACGGAAACGGATTGGCCGGTGTTTTTGTATGAATATATAGGAAGCGGATCGAATTATAGCTGGGGCGGGAATCCGAATTTTTATCTCGCTAATACTGGACAAGATTATTACTTAATTCAAGTCGAGCAGGATAATCGTACTGTGGAGCAAGTAACACCGTTGGAAGATCGGCGTACATTTGAAGTTGTTTATGAAAATTATGAGATAGAATAGAGAAAAACAGAATGCTTTAATTTTATGGATACATCCTGTATTATAATAGAGATTGAGATCAATGGACGGAAAGGAGGGGTTGTGTTGCCACAAAGGAGCGCCGTTGTCGTGTTTAGCGGCGGACAAGATAGTACGACCTGTTTATTTTGGGCGTTGGCACGTTTTGAAAAAGTATACGCGGTCACATTTTCCTACGGACAGCGGCATGATGAGGAAATAGAAGTCGCTAAAGGAATCGCTGCTGATGTCGGAGTCGAGCACGAGGTGCTCGACATGGACTTGTTGAACCAACTGGCGCCCAACGCACTCACGCGGGACGACATTGAAGTGAGCGAGGGAGCGGAAGGCGAGTTGCCGAGTACGTTCGTTCCCGGACGTAATTTGTTGTTTTTTTCTTTTGCCGCGATATTCGGCGAACAACGAGGCGCCAAACATATCGTCACTGGTGTGTCAGAGACGGATTATAGCGGTTATCCGGATTGCCGAGACGGTTTCGTAAAGTCGCTAAATGTGACACTCAATTTAGCAATGGATGATACGCTTGTTTTGCACACCCCCCTTATGTGGTTGGATAAAGCCGAAGTGTGGAAATTGGCCGATGATTTAGGGCAGTTACAGTATATCCGGGACTACACGCTCACGTGTTACCAAGGTATTCGCGGCGACGGCTGCGGCGAATGTCCGGCGTGTAAATTACGCGGGCAAGGGCTTGAAACGTATTTGAACAGCAAGGACAGGGATGCGTAATGCTGCAACAGTTTTACCCGCAAGTTTTTCATGACTATAGGTACGAGTTGAATAAGGACATGCAGATCGCTGCCGCCCATTTTATTGATCACAAAGATGCAGGGCGTTGCAGGGAGACGCATGGGCATACGTATTTTATTAATATCACGATCGCGGGAGACACGCTTGATGATTCGGGATTTCTCGTGAATTTTAAAACCTTGAAAGAGGAGATTCACAGCGTCTTTGATCACGCGC
The Salicibibacter kimchii DNA segment above includes these coding regions:
- a CDS encoding TIGR00730 family Rossman fold protein; the protein is MNTVCVFAGSNAGERKTYAQEARNLGRCLLENNIRLVYGGSSIGLMGEVANEMLTSGGEVIGVMPKGLFRGEVVHRSLTKLVEVDGMHERKAKMSDLSDGFITLPGGAGTFEELFEIYSWAQIGIHDKPMGLLNVEDYFLPLLNMIQYSVREGFSNEDNLELLTVDASPQKLLEKMAPYQRPHLRPKWKNRNDDED
- the queC gene encoding 7-cyano-7-deazaguanine synthase QueC, whose amino-acid sequence is MPQRSAVVVFSGGQDSTTCLFWALARFEKVYAVTFSYGQRHDEEIEVAKGIAADVGVEHEVLDMDLLNQLAPNALTRDDIEVSEGAEGELPSTFVPGRNLLFFSFAAIFGEQRGAKHIVTGVSETDYSGYPDCRDGFVKSLNVTLNLAMDDTLVLHTPLMWLDKAEVWKLADDLGQLQYIRDYTLTCYQGIRGDGCGECPACKLRGQGLETYLNSKDRDA
- the queD gene encoding 6-carboxytetrahydropterin synthase QueD; translated protein: MLQQFYPQVFHDYRYELNKDMQIAAAHFIDHKDAGRCRETHGHTYFINITIAGDTLDDSGFLVNFKTLKEEIHSVFDHALLNDHPSFADGLPTTEVVARVFWGKIDERLAAQENRPYCLQVLVRETPTSYAIYRPKRDEHR